The following nucleotide sequence is from Pseudarthrobacter psychrotolerans.
CGAGGAAAGGAATGCGCCAGCCCCATGCAAGCAGGGCTTCTTCAGGCATGATTCCGGCGATGATCAGGAACACGAGGTTGGCGATCAGCGTTCCGCCCGGGACACCGACCTGGACCAGGGAACCGTAGAATCCGCGCTTTTCCTTCGGAGAATGCTCCACCACCATCAGGACCGCTCCGCCCCACTCCCCGCCCAGGGCAAGTCCCTGAATGACTCGAAGCAGGAGCAGAAGGATCGGCGCCGCGATACCGATTGTTGCGTAGTCCGGCAGGAGGCCGATGGCAAAAGTCGCGGCACCCATCGTCAGCAGTGATGTGAGGAGCATCGATTTGCGCCCCATCCGGTCACCGAAGTGGCCGAAGAGTGCCGCACCTGCCATTCGGGCGACATAGGCAGCAGCGAACGTGCCGAACGCCAGCATGGTTCCGACCAGCGCATCAAAGCTGGGGAAGAAGATCTTGTTGAAAACGAGTGCAGAAGCGGTAGCAAAGAGGAACAGGTCGTACCACTCAACGGTGGTTCCGATGACACTGGCTACTGCGATCTTGCGCATCTTGTCTATTTTGGGACCGGACGTTGTTGCGCGTGGGGCAACGGATGATTGAGGCATGGCTCTTCTCCAACGTGAGAGGCGGCTGATGTGAAATGTGACTGATAGGTGCACTCAACTTTGGTGTGCGCGAGATCACAATTCAAGAGATTTTTTCCCCCGTTTACACGCATAAACGAGGGCATTTGCCCAAATATCCACGTCCGCTTCAGCTACGCGACCGCTCGTCTTCCGCCGGTGGCCACCCACGAACCCAGCGGTTCGTCCGCCACTTCTGTGTCCGCTTCCTCGCTCCCGCAAGGCACGAAGCCGCGTGACTGGTAGTTCGCCAGCGCTGCGGGACCGTCGAGGGTGCAGGTGTGGACCCAGACACGGGCCACCTGCGGGAGGTCGACGCGTTCTGTCAGCGACCAAGCCGCGGTGATGGCGTGTTCCAGCAGCCGGCCGCCGAGGCCCCGGCCGATCGCCTGCTCCGAAAGGCCGAAGTACCTGATCTCTACGTGCGTGCCGCCGTCGGCGACGACGGGCTGAAGGTGGACATAGCCCCAGGGCACGCCCTCGCCATAGAGGACCCGGAATTCCGTACCCGGCACCGCGAGTTCCTCGGCCCACTGCTGCCGTGTCCACTCGAGCCGATCCGTCCAGTGCCACGGCCCGCCGACCAGGCCATAGAGGAAGCGGGCGAACTCCGGCGTGACCCCAACAGCCCCGTCCAGGCGTGCCCCATCCGGCAACGGGGCGCGCCGCCCACGCGGGCGGCTGGAGCATCTGGAGCGTTGTGGTTCTGACCTTCATAGACGTCTCAAACCCTTCGATATCGAGCGTCCGTCAATCCTATTTGCGACCGAAAGTAGGGCGTCTACTCTTCGCCGGTATCCCGCGCTTCCAGATGCTTCGCCATAGCCTCACAGGCCTGGTTCCAGCGGGCAGTAAGGGCCTGCCGGTTCAACGGTTCGAACATGCTGTTGAGGACTTTCTCGACTGCGTCGTATGCGGCGTCCCGAACGCGTTCCTGCGCCGCTGGGCTGTAGTAGTTCATGACAGGGATTCGTTGCGCGGTCACGGAAGGATGGCGTGTCCGGGCTAGCATCGCCGTGCCAGGCGCCGAAGGTAACGACGCGCGACGGCGGGACCTCCCGCCGTCGTCCGCAGTCCGCCAATGTCTTTTAATGCATATGCACGGCAAGACATAATGGGTAATGGACCTCTTCTGGCCGGACAGCTTCGATGAGCAACTCGATCGCCTTGAGCGTGATGCCGACAGCGGAGACGCACGGGCACGGGCAGTGTTCGAATATGTCGTTTCCGAGATGGACTACCTGAGTACGCACTTTGGCGGGTGTCCCATCCGTTCCATGACGGCATTGCAGTGTGACTCATCTGCTGGTTTCCTCCCGATGAGGAAACCGTTGTGGTGGCACTTCTTCCGGCGACAAAGCCAACATGGGCGATGTCTTCTACGACAGCATTGGCCGCCGAGCAGATCAGATAATCGATAAGTGGATAAGAGAAGGGGAGGTTGATGAAGATGGTCCGGAAATCATTCAGGAAGGGAAATGACCGCCTTGACGCGATCCTGGGAAAGCCAGGCCTATCCGAGCGCGTTGCCGAAATTCGGGCGGCATCAGACCGGGAAGACCGCATCTACGCCTTGAACCTGGCAACCATTCGCAAGGCAGCTGAACTCACCCAGGATGAGCTGGCAGCACGCCTTGGAATAGACCAGAGCGTGGTGTCTAAGACGGAGCGCCGCGAAGACATGCTGCTGTCAACGCTGATGGACTACCTGTCCGCGGCGGGAGTCGAGGACGCAAAGATGGTGGTCCATGTCAATGGCCGAGAAATCGAGCTAGACCTCCGCAGCCTTCAGCAACAGGCGAAGCTCTAGTCAAGAGTGTCCTAGCAATACCACACAGCAAGGCGGGGACGCACGACGGCGGGACCTCCCGCCGTCGTCCGCTTTCCCCACGCGGCGATTTCCTACGAGGCGCGGAGCCGGCCGAGGCAGTAGTTCTTGACGAAGTGCCGGACCGGCCGCGGGAGCCGCGGGTAGACCACGGCGGACCACCGGGTGGTGCGGTCGAACAGGCGGCTGTGGCGGTCGCTCCACTGCAGCCCGAAGCCGGCGCGCAAGTGGTCCGGCAGCAGGCCGGCGGTGATGAACCGGATCAGTGGCATGCTCATCCGCAGCCAGAGCGGCCCGGCCGGCGGGTACAGGAGGTCGCGGGCGACGGCGGTGGTGACGGCGTCCAGCTCCAGTGTCCGAAGGGACGCGTCCCAGTAAGTCCTGAAGGCTGCGCGGTCGGCCGGCCACAGGTCCGCCGGCAGTTGCAGAACGGTGCCGATTCTTGCGTAGTCGCTGTACATGAGGTCCGCGTCGTCGTCGTCCAGGGGCCGTAGATTTTCTCGTAGACGGTGATGGCGGTGTCGTACAGGGTTGCCACCACCCACAACTGCGACTGGGCGTCGAACGCGCTGTACCCGTGGGAGCCGGCGTCCGGCTTGCGGCGGACCGCCGAGTGGGCCCGGTTGACCTTGCGCCGCACGGCCGCGACCTGGTCCTCGGTTCCGTAGACCACCGCGTAGACGTAGGTGACGGTGGCCCGGAAGCGGTGCAGCGGCCGGGCAACAAAGTCACTGTGCTCGGCGACGCCGTGGCCAACCGCGGGGTTGGCGATCTGCAGCAGGATGG
It contains:
- a CDS encoding GNAT family N-acetyltransferase; protein product: MPDGARLDGAVGVTPEFARFLYGLVGGPWHWTDRLEWTRQQWAEELAVPGTEFRVLYGEGVPWGYVHLQPVVADGGTHVEIRYFGLSEQAIGRGLGGRLLEHAITAAWSLTERVDLPQVARVWVHTCTLDGPAALANYQSRGFVPCGSEEADTEVADEPLGSWVATGGRRAVA
- a CDS encoding XRE family transcriptional regulator is translated as MKMVRKSFRKGNDRLDAILGKPGLSERVAEIRAASDREDRIYALNLATIRKAAELTQDELAARLGIDQSVVSKTERREDMLLSTLMDYLSAAGVEDAKMVVHVNGREIELDLRSLQQQAKL
- a CDS encoding oxygenase MpaB family protein, with the translated sequence MYSDYARIGTVLQLPADLWPADRAAFRTYWDASLRTLELDAVTTAVARDLLYPPAGPLWLRMSMPLIRFITAGLLPDHLRAGFGLQWSDRHSRLFDRTTRWSAVVYPRLPRPVRHFVKNYCLGRLRAS